From one Microbacterium sp. 10M-3C3 genomic stretch:
- a CDS encoding NmrA family NAD(P)-binding protein — MSESIGAVLVTGATGTVGRSVVAELRGRGAPVIAAVRDRDDPAAEALGVPLREFSFDGSIATARATLADVDRVFLLRPPQIADVSAFLFPVIDACRDAGVRQVVFLSLQGVQVNRGTPHHAVEAYLRAVGAPSTMLRPNFFMQNLTGVHAADIRDRDEVFVPAGRSLTALIDARDIGRVAARVFTEPGHVGKAYTLSGEQPLTYRAVAETLSDVLGRPIRYNRPSEGAYLDRIRAEGAPQDYIDVQRMIYRIVRANVSALPNRTVRRLTGRPATTFHQFALDHRDIWTPS, encoded by the coding sequence ATGAGTGAGTCCATCGGCGCAGTCCTGGTCACCGGTGCGACCGGCACAGTCGGCAGGTCCGTGGTCGCTGAACTGCGCGGCCGCGGAGCGCCAGTGATCGCCGCGGTCCGCGATCGCGACGACCCCGCCGCGGAAGCGCTCGGCGTGCCGCTCCGGGAGTTCTCCTTCGACGGCTCGATCGCCACCGCGCGGGCCACGCTCGCGGACGTCGATCGGGTCTTCCTCCTGCGACCGCCGCAGATCGCGGATGTCTCGGCCTTCCTCTTCCCCGTCATCGACGCGTGTCGCGACGCGGGCGTCCGTCAGGTGGTCTTCCTGTCCCTGCAGGGGGTCCAGGTCAACCGCGGGACGCCCCACCACGCGGTCGAGGCGTATCTCCGCGCTGTCGGCGCACCGTCGACGATGCTCCGCCCGAACTTCTTCATGCAGAACCTGACCGGCGTCCACGCCGCGGACATCCGCGATCGTGATGAGGTCTTCGTACCCGCGGGGCGTTCCTTGACGGCCCTCATCGACGCCCGCGACATCGGCCGAGTCGCCGCTCGGGTCTTCACGGAACCGGGTCATGTGGGCAAGGCGTACACGCTCTCGGGCGAACAGCCGCTCACCTACCGCGCGGTCGCGGAGACGTTGAGCGACGTGCTCGGCCGCCCCATCCGCTACAACCGGCCGTCGGAGGGGGCCTATCTCGACCGGATTCGCGCAGAAGGTGCGCCGCAGGACTATATCGACGTGCAACGGATGATCTATCGCATCGTGCGCGCCAACGTGTCGGCCCTTCCCAACCGCACGGTTCGGCGCCTGACCGGTCGCCCCGCGACCACCTTCCATCAGTTCGCCCTCGACCACCGCGACATCTGGACTCCGAGCTGA
- a CDS encoding MarR family transcriptional regulator, which produces MTAPARDEALRRVLEGVIAAGRLLGEARRRPFAAAALTSSQLEALFVVSHATAPVTPGALASRLGLTAGAITQLVDGLKRAGLVEQTPHPDDARSRVIRLSDSARREVDAFEAEVVADMRRHVSRLTDDELDQLGRLLSKVGAEDE; this is translated from the coding sequence ATGACCGCGCCCGCGCGCGACGAGGCGCTCCGGCGCGTGCTCGAGGGCGTGATCGCCGCCGGGCGTCTTCTCGGCGAGGCCCGCCGCCGCCCCTTCGCGGCAGCGGCGCTCACATCGTCACAGCTCGAGGCCCTCTTCGTCGTCTCGCACGCGACGGCGCCCGTCACCCCGGGGGCACTCGCCTCCCGCCTCGGGCTGACCGCGGGTGCCATCACACAGCTCGTCGACGGGCTGAAGCGCGCTGGGCTCGTCGAGCAGACTCCACACCCCGACGACGCTCGCTCGAGGGTCATCCGCTTGAGTGATTCCGCCCGGCGAGAGGTCGATGCCTTCGAGGCCGAGGTCGTGGCCGACATGCGACGACACGTCTCACGACTGACCGACGACGAGCTCGACCAGCTCGGACGGCTCCTCTCAAAGGTGGGAGCGGAAGATGAGTGA
- a CDS encoding NAD(P)H-binding protein — translation MTLALFGATGRTGRRVLDRALAAGYHVRALVRDPAGLGVSSDHLTVITGDVQDPATVAATVAGTDAVLSLFGQVKGSPPTLQTDGTRVIVDAMRTAGVRRIVTLSGGGLRDDAHDRPKAADRIIRFLLRTLSGQVLADAEGHLEVLRSSHTDWTVVRGPRLTEKPGVGGYRVGWVGVNASTQISRDDLADFILTQVDDRRFLHAMPFVSA, via the coding sequence ATGACTCTCGCACTCTTCGGCGCGACCGGCAGGACGGGTCGCCGCGTCCTGGATCGCGCCCTCGCCGCCGGCTACCACGTCCGCGCGCTCGTGCGCGATCCCGCCGGCCTCGGAGTCTCGTCCGATCACCTCACGGTGATCACCGGCGATGTGCAGGACCCCGCTACCGTCGCCGCCACTGTCGCGGGGACGGACGCCGTCTTGAGCCTCTTCGGCCAGGTGAAAGGATCACCGCCGACGCTCCAGACCGACGGCACGCGTGTCATCGTCGACGCCATGCGCACGGCCGGTGTCCGGCGGATCGTCACCCTCTCGGGCGGGGGGCTCCGAGACGACGCCCACGACCGCCCGAAGGCCGCGGACCGGATCATCCGTTTCCTTCTGAGAACCCTGTCCGGCCAGGTTCTCGCAGACGCCGAAGGTCATCTCGAGGTACTCCGCTCCTCCCACACCGACTGGACCGTCGTGCGTGGACCTCGTCTCACCGAGAAGCCGGGAGTCGGCGGCTATCGAGTGGGATGGGTGGGAGTCAACGCGAGCACGCAGATCAGCCGCGACGATCTCGCCGATTTCATCCTCACGCAGGTCGACGATCGGCGATTCCTCCACGCGATGCCCTTCGTGAGCGCATGA
- a CDS encoding GNAT family protein, whose amino-acid sequence MGRGRCAQIRRRNRTALARWEPERSEEFFADAAPQEALVRRLQARERDAAYPYLIDRAGVVAGLINIGAVERGAFQNGRLGYWIDEGERGRGLATRAVGAVVIEGRDTHRLRRMEAATLLENEPSQRLLRRLGFEEIGVARPYLEIAGRRQDHMLFQRLLGPEPAGGEVGCDVAAAQPDAHPPCDVRLPRHKL is encoded by the coding sequence GTGGGACGGGGCCGCTGCGCCCAGATCCGTCGGCGCAATAGGACCGCGCTCGCGCGCTGGGAACCGGAGCGGTCGGAGGAGTTTTTCGCCGACGCGGCGCCGCAGGAGGCGCTCGTGCGTCGGCTGCAAGCGCGCGAGCGGGATGCCGCGTATCCCTATCTCATCGACCGTGCGGGCGTCGTCGCCGGCCTGATCAATATCGGCGCCGTCGAACGAGGAGCCTTCCAGAACGGCCGGCTCGGCTATTGGATCGACGAAGGCGAACGGGGTCGAGGGTTGGCGACTCGGGCAGTCGGCGCGGTCGTCATCGAGGGCCGTGACACCCACAGGCTGCGACGAATGGAAGCGGCGACATTGCTCGAGAATGAGCCCTCTCAGCGGCTGCTCCGACGGCTGGGCTTCGAGGAGATCGGTGTCGCGCGCCCGTACCTCGAGATCGCCGGGCGACGACAGGACCACATGCTCTTCCAGCGCCTACTGGGGCCCGAGCCAGCTGGCGGCGAGGTGGGATGTGACGTCGCGGCGGCGCAGCCGGACGCACACCCGCCGTGCGACGTCCGCCTGCCACGTCATAAACTTTAG
- a CDS encoding ATP-dependent DNA ligase, whose translation MGKFTFENTIKAEFEDRLLAHLQQVITSKLRRDECFLFTWKEDISVGGKRTSVWVHRGANLVFKFHGGRTPAISPAWLQALTYTANGPHGLYVVPEPDARQVERLHAPQESMKFAIADADG comes from the coding sequence ATGGGCAAGTTCACCTTCGAGAACACGATCAAAGCCGAGTTCGAGGATCGTCTGCTCGCGCACCTGCAGCAGGTCATCACGTCCAAGCTCCGGCGCGACGAGTGCTTCCTGTTCACGTGGAAGGAGGACATCAGCGTCGGCGGCAAGCGCACGTCGGTGTGGGTCCACCGTGGCGCGAACCTGGTGTTCAAGTTCCACGGCGGCCGCACGCCGGCGATCAGTCCGGCGTGGTTGCAGGCGTTGACCTACACCGCCAACGGCCCGCACGGCCTCTACGTCGTCCCTGAGCCCGACGCCCGCCAGGTGGAGCGCCTCCACGCCCCCCAGGAATCGATGAAGTTCGCCATCGCGGACGCCGACGGATGA
- a CDS encoding carboxymuconolactone decarboxylase family protein, translating to MSEHFYDPADRAYTRVYKEHTADVLAAFAAFDGAVFAAEGRTIPLKYRELIALAVAISTQCVYCIDTHSQKAVAAGATEAELAEAAWVTTALKAGGAYAHGRLGFKLAGAHTH from the coding sequence ATGAGCGAGCACTTCTACGACCCCGCCGACCGCGCCTACACCCGTGTCTACAAGGAGCACACGGCGGATGTGCTGGCCGCGTTCGCGGCGTTCGACGGCGCGGTCTTCGCCGCGGAGGGGCGCACCATCCCGCTGAAGTACCGCGAGCTGATCGCGCTCGCCGTGGCGATCTCGACGCAGTGCGTCTACTGCATCGACACGCATTCGCAGAAGGCGGTCGCCGCCGGCGCGACCGAGGCCGAACTGGCGGAAGCGGCATGGGTCACGACCGCGTTGAAGGCGGGCGGAGCTTACGCGCACGGCCGCCTCGGCTTCAAGCTCGCCGGCGCCCACACCCACTGA
- a CDS encoding aminotransferase class I/II-fold pyridoxal phosphate-dependent enzyme produces MSSMPSAHGAVSAHPFDLRERARLDRPESRKWSLHPGAIGAWVAEMDFGIAPPVADALHRAIDEETLGYLSPALAARLGEATAEWMRDAYGWGIDPERVHPVSDVMAALGVAVTEYAPPGSPVIVPTPAYMPFLTYLPTLGHPVVEVPGIETDGRWHHDLERIDDAFAAGARALVLCNPHNPTGTVFEREELLAIAAVVERHSGRVFADEIHAPLRYDGRPHVPYASLSDATAAHTITGTSASKAWNLPGLKTAQLITSNDADQRVYRRFGFAVQHGASTLGVVASTAAYREGGPWLEEVLRYLDGERHDVGRLLAEHLPAAGYRVPDATYIAWIDTSALGIPGSPAEFFRERAGVVLTDGRLLGRGYDRHVRLVFATPRPILRAAIERLGDAVRQRGTS; encoded by the coding sequence ATGAGCTCGATGCCCAGCGCGCACGGCGCCGTGTCGGCGCATCCGTTCGACCTCCGTGAGCGCGCGCGCCTCGACCGCCCCGAGAGCCGCAAGTGGAGTCTGCATCCCGGTGCGATCGGAGCCTGGGTGGCGGAGATGGACTTCGGCATCGCGCCGCCCGTGGCGGACGCGCTCCATCGCGCGATCGACGAGGAGACCCTCGGCTATCTCTCCCCGGCGCTGGCGGCCCGGCTCGGGGAGGCGACCGCGGAGTGGATGCGCGACGCGTACGGCTGGGGGATCGACCCCGAGCGGGTGCATCCCGTGTCGGACGTCATGGCGGCGCTCGGCGTCGCCGTCACCGAATACGCGCCGCCCGGCTCGCCCGTCATCGTCCCCACCCCGGCGTACATGCCGTTCCTGACCTACTTGCCGACGCTCGGCCACCCGGTCGTCGAAGTGCCGGGCATCGAGACGGACGGTCGCTGGCACCACGACCTCGAGCGCATCGACGACGCGTTCGCGGCCGGCGCGCGCGCGCTCGTGCTGTGCAATCCGCACAATCCGACCGGCACCGTGTTCGAGCGCGAGGAGCTCCTCGCCATCGCCGCCGTCGTGGAGCGCCACAGCGGGCGCGTGTTCGCCGACGAGATCCACGCGCCGCTGCGCTACGACGGGCGACCGCACGTGCCGTACGCGTCGCTCTCCGACGCGACGGCGGCGCACACCATCACGGGGACGAGCGCCTCGAAGGCGTGGAACCTTCCGGGACTGAAGACCGCGCAGCTCATCACCTCCAACGACGCCGACCAGCGCGTCTACCGCCGGTTCGGCTTCGCAGTGCAGCACGGTGCGTCGACCCTTGGCGTGGTCGCATCCACCGCCGCCTACCGCGAGGGCGGACCGTGGCTGGAGGAGGTGCTGCGCTACCTCGACGGGGAGCGCCACGATGTGGGCCGCCTCCTCGCCGAACACCTGCCGGCGGCCGGGTACCGGGTCCCGGACGCGACGTACATCGCGTGGATCGACACGTCGGCGCTCGGCATCCCCGGGTCGCCGGCGGAGTTCTTCCGCGAACGGGCGGGGGTCGTGCTGACCGACGGGCGCCTCCTCGGGCGGGGCTACGACCGCCACGTGCGG